The sequence ACGAGGACCAGAACCACCTCATCAACCTCATCGACACCCCCGGCCACGTCGACTTCGGTGGCGACGTGACCCGCGCGATGCGTGCCGTCGACGGCGCGCTGGTGGTCGTCGACGCCGTCGAGGGCGCAATGCCCCAGACCGAGACGGTGCTCCGGCAGGCGCTCCGCGAGGGCGTCAAGCCGACGCTGTTCATCAACAAGGTCGACCGCCTCATCTCCGAGCTCCAGGAAGGCCCCGAAGAGATGCAGGAGCGCCTGCTCGCGGTCATTCAGGACGTCAACGACCTCATCCGCGGCATGACCGAGGAGATGGACGACATCGAGGACTGGACGGTCTCCGTTGAGGAAGGGACCGTCGGCTTCGGCTCCGCGCTGTACAAGTGGGGCGTCTCGATGCCGTCGATGCAGCGGACCGGTATGGACTTCGGCGAGATCATGGAACTCGAGCGCAACGACAAGCGCCAGGAACTCCACGAGCGCACGCCGCTGTCCGACGTGGTGCTTGACATGGTGTGTGAGCACTTCCCGAACCCAGTCGACGCCCAGCCGATGCGCGTGCCGCGTATCTGGCGTGGCGACGCCGAGTCCGAACTCGCAGAGGACATGCGCCTGGTCAACGAGGACGGCGAAGTCGTCCTGATGGTCACTGACATCGGTGTCGACCCCCACGCCGGCGAGATCGCCGCCGGTCGTGTCTTCTCCGGCACGCTGGAGAAGGGCCAGGAGCTGTACGTCTCCGGAACTGCGGGCAAGAACCGCATCCAGAGCGTCGGTATCTACATGGGTGGCGAGCGTGAGGAGGTCGAACGCGTTCCTGCCGGCAACATCGCCGCCGTCACGGGCCTCAAGGACGCCATCGCCGGCTCCACGGTCTCCAGCGCCGAGATGACTCCGTTCGAGTCCATCGAGCACATCTCGGAGCCGGTCATCACGAAGTCCGTCGAGGCACAGAACATGGACGACCTGCCGAAGCTCATCGAAACGCTCCAGCAGGTCGCCAAGGAAGACCCGACCATCCAAGTCGAAATCAACGAGGACACCGGCGAGCACCTCATCTCCGGGCAGGGCGAACTCCACCTGGAAGTGATCGGCCAGCGTATCGAGCGCAATCAGGGCATCCCGATCAACACCGGTGAGCCGATTGTTGTCTACCGTGAGGCCCCCCAGGGCGACAGCCGCGAAGTCGAAGGTCGGTCGCCGAACAACCACAACCGCTTCTACATCAGCATCGAGCCGCTCGGCGAGGACATCGTCGAGACGATCAAGATGGGCGAAGCGTCGATGGACATGCCGGAACTGGAGCGCCGTGAAGCGCTGCAGGAAGCCGGCATGGACAAGGACGACTCCCAGAACATCGAGCACATCCACGGGACCAACATCCTGCTCGACGAGACGAAGGGTATCCAGCACCTCAACGAGACGATGGAGCTCGTCATCGAAGGTCTTGAAGAGGCCCTCGACGACGGTCCGCTCGCGTCCGAGCCGGTCCAGGGGTCGCTCATCCGCCTCCACGACGCCCGCCTCCACGAGGACGCCATCCACCGCGGTCCGGCCCAGGTCATCCCTGCGGTGCGTGAGGCCGTCCACAACGCGCTCATCGACGCCAGCATCAAGCTGCTTGAGCCGATTCAGCAGGTCCGCATCGACGTGCCA comes from Haloarcula rubripromontorii and encodes:
- a CDS encoding elongation factor EF-2, producing the protein MGRRKKIVQECETLMDDPEHIRNIAIAAHVDHGKTTLTDNLLAGAGMISDDTAGEQLAMDTEEDEQERGITIDAANVSMTHEYEDQNHLINLIDTPGHVDFGGDVTRAMRAVDGALVVVDAVEGAMPQTETVLRQALREGVKPTLFINKVDRLISELQEGPEEMQERLLAVIQDVNDLIRGMTEEMDDIEDWTVSVEEGTVGFGSALYKWGVSMPSMQRTGMDFGEIMELERNDKRQELHERTPLSDVVLDMVCEHFPNPVDAQPMRVPRIWRGDAESELAEDMRLVNEDGEVVLMVTDIGVDPHAGEIAAGRVFSGTLEKGQELYVSGTAGKNRIQSVGIYMGGEREEVERVPAGNIAAVTGLKDAIAGSTVSSAEMTPFESIEHISEPVITKSVEAQNMDDLPKLIETLQQVAKEDPTIQVEINEDTGEHLISGQGELHLEVIGQRIERNQGIPINTGEPIVVYREAPQGDSREVEGRSPNNHNRFYISIEPLGEDIVETIKMGEASMDMPELERREALQEAGMDKDDSQNIEHIHGTNILLDETKGIQHLNETMELVIEGLEEALDDGPLASEPVQGSLIRLHDARLHEDAIHRGPAQVIPAVREAVHNALIDASIKLLEPIQQVRIDVPNDHMGAASGEIQGRRGRVDDMYQEGDLMVVEGVAPVDEMIGFSSDIRSATEGRASWNTENAGFQVLADNLQPDKISEIRERKGMKQELNPAIDYF